One window of the Eucalyptus grandis isolate ANBG69807.140 chromosome 6, ASM1654582v1, whole genome shotgun sequence genome contains the following:
- the LOC104450310 gene encoding protein ALTERED PHOSPHATE STARVATION RESPONSE 1, translating to MGCSNSKLDRLPAVSLCRDRTKLLEDALHRSYALADAHVAYLHSLHSVGAALRCLSDQSPRQTDGGRSSKPPARVAAAPPDHSPSSSSGSTSSSGSHIHFDDSEDEDNDDHINNNVTSSTAPLLGSDARGVGEQDDYYNPESLNPFFEKFVSISYMKSQPAQSITHTLPVYDHYNDHNETSQTYYYRSSQHDGHLVPKAPPPPPPPPPPTDSTWDILNFFDGYDGYAEPVASHNRSKEESKVPKEITHGDHGVTVEGMEAGQREHVKSNYYVKVPSVSVSEKVEPRERCSYSAEPKDGESGRDVSEIIEEVESLFKAASESGDKVSRLLDLARFRYHHKNGVYQAPSKTTLHAIATSRASLAAKAEGASAKGDGDRDADAVVGSPGNFSGTLKKLCMWEKKLYSEVKAEEKLRVMYGKKCRELSQMSNKGAEAGKIEATRAMTRALSTKLQIAIHVIHKISIKANKLRDDELWPWIQQLLHGWLEMWKSMEECHRGQCRAVAKAKNLDSILSTPKQIDADHLQELVQIKLEIQNWTLCFSNWVFAQKGCIRALNSWLTRCLPHEPEQTPDGVAPFSPGRIGAPPVFVICNQWSQSLDKLTEKKVVDAMKELMSTVNKIYEQHFATLQQKMSADKEMERKVKLIERTEQKIHKEMQAKDQSAVLKFREDSAAPLSARGGVTAGSSVQSCLKHIFKAMEIFSADSVRATEELCTRAKEYPSSRQSSKRF from the exons ATGGGATGCAGCAACTCCAAGCTcgaccgcctccccgccgtctcCCTCTGCCGCGACCGCACGAAGCTCCTCGAGGACGCGCTCCACCGTAGCTacgccctcgccgacgcccaCGTTGCCTACCTCCACTCCCTCCACTCGGTCGGCGCCGCCCTCCGCTGCCTCTCTGATCAGAGCCCCCGCCAGACCGACGGCGGGAGGTCGTCGAAGCCGCCCGCTCGcgtcgccgccgcaccgcccgatcactccccctcctcctcctccggctcGACCTCCTCGTCCGGCTCTCACATCCACTTCGACGACTCCGAGGACGAAGACAACGATGACCACATCAACAACAACGTCACGAGCTCGACCGCTCCTCTTTTGGGGAGCGATGCCCGCGGTGTCGGCGAGCAAGACGATTACTACAACCCCGAATCGTTGAATCCGTTCTTCGAGAAATTCGTGTCGATCAGTTACATGAAGAGTCAGCCTGCTCAATCCATTACTCACACTCTTCCGGTTTACGATCATTACAACGACCATAACGAGACCAGTCAGACCTATTATTATCGTTCTTCGCAGCACGATGGCCATTTGGTGCCGAAagcgccgccgcccccgcctcctccgccgcccccAACCGACTCGACGTGGGACATTCTGAATTTCTTCGACGGGTACGACGGATACGCAGAGCCTGTTGCTAGTCACAACAGATCGAAGGAAGAGAGCAAAGTTCCGAAGGAAATCACTCATGGAGATCATGGAGTTACTGTTGAGGGAATGGAAGCAGGACAGAGGGAGCACGTAAAGAGCAATTACTACGTTAAAGTGCCTTCAGTTTCCGTGTCGGAGAAAGTTGAACCCAGAGAGAGGTGCAGTTATTCTGCTGAACCGAAAGATGGAGAAAGCGGAAGAGACGTGTCCGAGATCATCGAAGAAGTTGAATCTCTCTTTAAAGCGGCTTCGGAGTCCGGCGACAAGGTCTCAAGACTGCTCGACCTCGCAAGGTTTCGTTACCACCACAAGAACGGCGTCTACCAAG CTCCAAGCAAGACAACGTTGCATGCGATAGCCACGTCGCGAGCAAGCCTCGCTGCGAAAGCAGAGGGCGCATCTGCAAAAGGGGATGGGGACCGAGACGCGGATGCGGTGGTGGGCTCGCCCGGGAATTTCTCGGGCACCTTGAAGAAGCTGTGCATGTGGGAGAAGAAGCTCTACAGTGAAGTCAAG GCTGAGGAAAAGTTGCGCGTAATGTATGGGAAGAAGTGTAGGGAGCTGAGCCAGATGAGCAACAAAGGCGCCGAGGCGGGTAAAATCGAAGCGACTCGGGCCATGACCCGAGCATTGTCCACAAAACTGCAGATCGCAATTCACGTCATTCACAAGATTTCCATCAAAGCGAACAAGCTCAGGGACGACGAGCTCTGGCCTTGGATCCAGCAGCTCCTTCATGG atgGTTGGAGATGTGGAAGTCTATGGAAGAGTGCCACAGGGGTCAGTGCAGGGCAGTTGCGAAAGCAAAGAACTTGGACTCGATTTTATCTACCCCGAAACAAATTGATGCGGACCATCTTCAGGAGCTCGTCCAGATCAAGCTTGAGATTCAGAACTGGACCTTATGCTTCTCTAACTGGGTCTTTGCCCAAAAGGGTTGCATCAGAGCTTTAAATAGCTGGCTCACGCGGTGCCTTCCGCATGAACCGGAACAGACACCAGATGGTGTCGCCCCCTTCTCCCCCGGCAGAATTGGAGCGCCGCCAGTTTTCGTGATCTGCAACCAGTGGTCACAATCTCTGGACAAGCTAACCGAGAAGAAGGTTGTCGACGCGATGAAAGAACTTATGTCGACCGTCAATAAGATCTACGAGCAACACTTCGCGACATTGCAGCAGAAAATGTCAGCAGAtaaagaaatggagaggaagGTTAAGTTAATAGAGAGGACGGAGCAGAAGATTCACAAGGAGATGCAAGCCAAGGACCAATCTGCGGTATTGAAGTTTCGGGAAGATTCTGCTGCTCCCCTAAGCGCTCGAGGTGGAGTTACAGCTGGGAGTAGCGTGCAGTCATGTCTCAAGCACATATTCAAGGCCATGGAGATTTTCTCAGCAGATTCCGTGAGAGCAACTGAAGAGCTATGTACACGTGCCAAAGAATACCCGAGTTCTCGACAAAGCTCGAAACGTTTCTGA
- the LOC104452126 gene encoding uncharacterized protein LOC104452126, translating to MEEIRETEAKQTEEILEMQRKEQGSQSGPPHMTPLKPLTHDAYGGGMYGKDDDQGQQERPASKPPASDTQSADGPVGPPVQPKHRPPPSTGDRDLDITGQSYIQ from the coding sequence ATGGAGGAGATACGGGAAACCGAAGCCAAGCAAACGGAGGAGATACTGGAGATGCAGAGGAAGGAGCAGGGGAGCCAGAGCGGGCCGCCGCACATGACGCCTCTGAAGCCGTTGACCCACGACGCTTACGGCGGCGGGATGTACGGAAAGGACGACGATCAGGGCCAACAAGAGCGGCCGGCGAGCAAGCCGCCCGCCAGTGACACGCAGAGCGCCGATGGGCCGGTCGGGCCGCCGGTCCAGCCCAAGCACAGGCCGCCTCCCTCGACCGGGGACAGGGACCTCGACATCACGGGCCAATCTTATATTCAGTAA
- the LOC104450311 gene encoding uncharacterized protein LOC104450311, which translates to MLKFPAKITKHIITRRWSSPSLPSSLDSRLLLVVTTMTSLSLLALLHPDSSLLLCTRSLGPPVKPRLPPPWANSTSEARTGRKAELDRSRMAVCLVGAARRFELTGPSIVEHILKVYPNSDLFLHSPLDQNSYKLLLLKESPRIAAVRVFRPERIRWNESQARVLTGLNSPSGIQGLLQYFNLVEGCLNMIRAYQTRNNFTYDWIVRTRVDGFWTAPLGPDNFVRGTYVVPQGSNYGGLNDRLGVGDLATSTAALSRLSMIPRLDSAGFRQLNSEAAFRAQLRAQRVPHAARRVSFCVLSDRRYAFPPTRYGVPVAAVSSRGPLSGAKCRPCAAACRGRCVARVMRAMDRWWSWTNWENGSLQLCDARRGWEEGWERMFDEVAGEEAARGRERIRGLRWEDCVGEFEALKGRTANWDAPSSKEICSLGLGTVQ; encoded by the exons atgCTCAAATTTCCAGCAAAAATCACCAAGCACATAATCACCCGAAGGTGGTCGTCGCCGTCGCTGCCGTCGTCCCTCGATTCACGTCTCCTTCTCGTAGTAACAACGATGACGAGCCTCTCGCTCCTGGCGCTTCTTCATCCGgactcctccctcctcctctgcaCTCGCAGCTTGGGGCCTCCCGTAAAGCCGAGGTTGCCGCCGCCATGGGCTAACAGCACGTCAGAGGCTCGGACGGGGCGGAAGGCCGAGTTGGACCGGTCGAGGATGGCAGTCTGCTTGGTGGGAGCAGCACGGCGGTTCGAGCTGACCGGGCCGTCCATCGTGGAGCACATACTCAAGGTGTATCCCAACTCGGATCTGTTCTTGCACAGCCCGCTCGACCAGAACTCGTACAAGCTGCTGTTGCTGAAGGAGTCGCCGAGGATTGCCGCCGTGCGCGTCTTCCGTCCCGAGCGGATTCGCTGGAATGAGTCGCAGGCCCGAGTTCTCACCGGTCTCAACTCCCCCAGTGGCATTCAG GGCCTTCTTCAATACTTCAACTTGGTCGAAGGTTGTCTCAACATGATCCGGGCTTACCAAACCCGGAACAACTTCACCTACGACTGGATAGTCCGAACCCGGGTGGACGGATTCTGGACCGCCCCGTTGGGCCCCGACAACTTCGTACGGGGCACTTACGTGGTCCCGCAGGGCTCCAACTACGGCGGTCTCAACGACAGGCTCGGCGTCGGCGATCTCGCCACCTCGACCGCCGCCCTCTCGCGCCTCTCGATGATCCCGCGGCTCGACTCCGCCGGGTTCCGGCAGCTCAACTCGGAGGCCGCCTTCCGGGCCCAGCTCCGGGCCCAGCGCGTGCCCCACGCGGCGAGGCGCGTGTCCTTCTGCGTCCTCAGCGACCGCCGCTACGCGTTCCCCCCGACTCGCTACGGCGTGCCGGTGGCCGCGGTGTCGAGCCGGGGCCCGCTGAGCGGGGCCAAGTGCAGGCCGTGCGCGGCGGCGTGCCGGGGGAGGTGCGTGGCGCGGGTGATGCGGGCGATGGACAGGTGGTGGAGCTGGACCAACTGGGAGAACGGGAGCCTCCAGCTGTGCGACGCTCGGCGCGGGTGGGAGGAGGGGTGGGAGAGGATGTTCGACGAGGTGGCGGGGGAGGAGGCGGCGCGTGGGAGGGAGAGGATTCGCGGGCTGAGGTGGGAGGACTGCGTGGGTGAATTCGAGGCCTTGAAGGGCCGGACTGCAAATTGGGACGCGCCATCCTCGAAGGAAATATGCAGTCTGGGCCTGGGGACGGTCCAGtga
- the LOC104450312 gene encoding WD repeat-containing protein DWA2 gives MQGGSSGVGYGLKYQARCISDVKADTDHTSFLTGTLSLKEENEVHLLRLSSGGTELICEGLFSHPSEIWDLSSCPFDQRIFSTVFSTGESYGAAVWQIPELYGQLNSPQLEKIASLDAHSRKISCVLWWPSGRHDKLVSIDEENIFLWGLDCSKKSAQVQSQESAGMLHNLSGGAWDPHDVNTVAATCESSIQFWDLRTMKKANSLESVHARDLDYDMRKKHLLVTSEDESGVRVWDLRMPKAPIQEFPGHTHWTWAVRCNPDYEGLILSAGTDSAVNLWWSSTASSDELISERLIDSPTRKLDPLLHSYNDYEDSVYGLAWSSREPWIFASLSYDGRVVVESVKPFLSRK, from the exons ATGCAGGGAGGATCGTCGGGCGTCGGCTATGGCCTCAAGTACCAG GCCAGGTGCATCTCCGACGTGAAGGCCGACACCGACCACACCAGCTTCCTCACCGGAACCCTCAGCCTCAAAGAAGAGAACGAG GTCCATTTGCTGAGGCTCTCGTCGGGCGGCACGGAGCTGATCTGCGAGGGCTTGTTCTCGCACCCGAGCGAGATTTGGGACCTCTCTTCCTGTCCCTTCGATCAGCGCATCTTCTCTACTGTTTTCTCCACCG GTGAATCTTATGGAGCTGCTGTGTGGCAGATTCCTGAGTTATATGGACAGTTAAATTCTCCTCAGTTGGAAAAAATTGCCTCGCTTGATGCTCATTCACGGAAGATCAGTTG TGTTCTTTGGTGGCCGTCTGGAAGGCATGACAAGTTGGTTAGcattgatgaggaaaacatcTTCTTATGGGGTTTAGATTGTTCGAAAAAGTCGGCTCAG GTCCAATCACAGGAGTCTGCTGGCATGCTGCACAACCTCTCTGGTGGAGCGTGGGATCCACATGATGTAAATACTGTCGCTGCAACCTGTGAATCATCAATCCAATTTTGGGATCTTCGGACTATGAA GAAAGCAAATTCACTAGAATCTGTCCATGCTCGTGACCTAGACTATGACATGCGAAAGAAGCACTTACTT GTTACCTCCGAGGATGAATCTGGTGTACGTGTATGGGATCTTAGAATGCCTAAAGCTCCTATTCAAGAGTTTCCTGGTCACACACACTG GACTTGGGCTGTTAGGTGTAATCCTGATTACGAAGGACTGAttctg AGTGCAGGTACAGACTCAGCTGTAAATTTGTGGTGGTCATCTACTGCAAGCAGTGATGAGCTGATATCTGAGAG GCTAATTGACTCGCCTACCAGAAAGCTTGATCCATTGCTCCATTCATACAATGACTATGAAGACAGTGTTTATG GCCTGGCATGGAGTTCACGAGAACCTTGGATATTTGCATCGTTGTCATACGATGGGAGG GTGGTTGTAGAATCAGTGAAGCCCTTCCTGTCCAGAAAATGA